One region of Methanobrevibacter millerae genomic DNA includes:
- a CDS encoding 4Fe-4S dicluster domain-containing protein translates to MVDEEISFPVINSELCKGCKRCITGCPQNAILLSDDMNNAGYQYAYYSGNGCTGCKDCYFTCPEPLALEVHQYKKIVDDTVGRMIRAKVASKGGK, encoded by the coding sequence ATGGTGGATGAAGAAATATCTTTTCCAGTTATCAATTCTGAATTATGCAAAGGATGCAAAAGATGCATAACGGGATGCCCGCAGAATGCTATTTTGCTTTCAGATGACATGAATAACGCAGGATATCAATACGCTTATTACAGCGGAAATGGCTGTACCGGATGCAAGGACTGTTACTTTACATGTCCGGAGCCATTGGCACTTGAAGTACATCAATACAAAAAGATAGTTGATGATACAGTTGGTAGAATGATTAGAGCCAAAGTGGCCAGCAAAGGGGGAAAATAA
- a CDS encoding 3-methyl-2-oxobutanoate dehydrogenase subunit VorB, translating to MSNQMVKGNTAVVIGAMYAGCDCFFGYPITPASEILHEASKYFPMVGRNFVQAESEEASINMVYGASGTGHRVMTSSSGPGISLMQEGFTFLAGAELPAVIVDIMRAGPGLGNIGPEQGDYNQVVKGGGHGNYKNIVLAPNSVQEMCDLTMKAFELADKWRNPVVVLADGTLGQMAEPLVFPEKAIEPKNDKPWAVKGNKETMENLITSIYNDFNELEDFNYKLQEKYAEIEAEEVIFEEYQLEDAEIVLVSYGISSRIARSAVDKSREKGLKVGLLRPITLSPFPTDKVKELSDKGVSFISVEMSNGQLLADVQFAALRKDDTYLVNRMGGNLIELKHVLAKIYEIAGIEDENLDTSGRSEEKASPNIID from the coding sequence ATGAGCAATCAGATGGTTAAGGGAAATACGGCAGTCGTTATCGGCGCAATGTATGCCGGCTGTGACTGTTTTTTCGGATACCCTATTACTCCTGCAAGCGAAATACTGCATGAAGCCTCAAAATACTTCCCGATGGTCGGAAGAAACTTCGTTCAGGCCGAAAGTGAAGAGGCATCAATCAATATGGTTTACGGTGCGTCAGGTACGGGCCACAGAGTCATGACCTCATCATCAGGACCTGGTATCAGTTTAATGCAGGAAGGATTCACATTTCTAGCAGGTGCAGAATTGCCTGCGGTTATCGTTGATATCATGAGAGCAGGACCTGGACTCGGAAACATCGGACCTGAACAGGGAGACTACAATCAGGTCGTAAAGGGCGGAGGCCACGGAAACTACAAAAACATAGTTTTGGCTCCGAACAGCGTTCAGGAAATGTGCGACTTGACAATGAAGGCATTCGAACTTGCAGACAAATGGAGAAACCCTGTAGTCGTTTTGGCTGACGGTACATTAGGACAGATGGCAGAACCATTGGTATTTCCCGAAAAAGCGATTGAGCCTAAAAACGACAAGCCATGGGCAGTAAAAGGAAATAAGGAAACCATGGAAAACCTCATTACTTCAATTTACAATGATTTTAATGAACTGGAAGACTTCAACTACAAGCTTCAGGAAAAATACGCTGAAATAGAGGCTGAAGAAGTAATCTTTGAGGAATATCAGCTTGAAGACGCAGAAATCGTTCTGGTTTCATATGGAATCAGCTCAAGAATCGCAAGATCAGCTGTTGACAAAAGCCGTGAAAAAGGCCTGAAAGTAGGACTTTTAAGGCCGATTACGTTATCACCTTTCCCAACCGATAAAGTTAAAGAGTTATCCGATAAAGGAGTCAGCTTCATTTCCGTGGAAATGAGTAACGGCCAGTTACTGGCTGACGTTCAGTTTGCGGCACTAAGAAAAGATGATACTTATCTGGTTAACAGAATGGGCGGTAACCTGATTGAACTGAAACACGTGCTTGCCAAAATCTATGAAATAGCAGGCATTGAAGATGAGAACTTAGATACTTCCGGGAGAAGTGAAGAAAAGGCAAGCCCGAACATTATTGATTAA
- a CDS encoding 2-oxoacid:acceptor oxidoreductase family protein — protein sequence MSEEINKDYELQIRRNPQSLLEEYPRKGTNIQSTHYCAGCGHGILHKLIAECMDELGIQERCVMISPVGCSVYAYFYFNCGNFQTAHGRAPAVATGISRAEDNAIVMSYQGDGDLASIGLNETLQAANRGEKIAVFFVNNTVYGMTGGQMAPTTLIGEKTVTCQTGRDPDYTGHPTHMCELINTLKAPVFIERVSLANPLKIRLAKFAIKQALTVQKEGKGYSFVEVLSPCPTNLKQDVASAQKFIEEQMEKEFPVKNFRNNLYKKEPVKRPPSDFSTESLDKIFNVNRTEGSGYVDEDIEPVSIKVSGFGGQGVLSAGLTIAQAACAEGKHVSWYPSYGPEQRGGKSNCSVVISNETIGTPVVDDIDILIALNKPSLEQFSADVKEGGVILYDAKIGEFETDRNVKVIAMPCVDIAEEHGNARTANTALLGALTELGDVLKRESYENAIREMFASKPKVIDVNIEVLEAGAEWLKNNL from the coding sequence ATGAGTGAAGAAATTAATAAAGATTATGAATTGCAGATACGTAGAAATCCACAATCCCTTTTAGAAGAGTATCCTAGAAAAGGAACCAACATTCAATCTACTCACTACTGTGCCGGTTGTGGACATGGAATATTGCACAAATTAATAGCTGAATGTATGGATGAGCTTGGAATACAGGAAAGATGCGTTATGATTTCTCCTGTAGGATGTTCAGTATATGCTTATTTCTATTTCAACTGCGGAAACTTCCAGACCGCTCACGGAAGAGCACCTGCAGTAGCCACAGGTATTTCAAGAGCCGAAGATAATGCAATTGTAATGAGTTATCAGGGAGATGGAGATTTGGCTTCAATCGGTTTGAATGAAACCCTTCAGGCTGCAAACAGAGGAGAAAAGATTGCAGTATTTTTCGTGAACAACACAGTTTACGGAATGACCGGTGGACAGATGGCTCCTACAACATTAATCGGTGAAAAGACAGTTACCTGCCAGACCGGAAGGGATCCTGACTATACCGGACACCCTACGCACATGTGCGAGTTAATCAATACATTAAAGGCACCGGTATTCATTGAAAGGGTTTCACTTGCAAATCCTTTAAAGATAAGGCTTGCCAAATTTGCAATCAAGCAGGCACTGACCGTTCAAAAGGAAGGCAAAGGTTATTCATTCGTTGAAGTGCTATCACCTTGTCCTACCAATTTAAAGCAGGATGTTGCAAGTGCACAGAAATTCATTGAAGAGCAGATGGAAAAGGAATTCCCTGTTAAAAACTTCAGAAACAACCTATACAAAAAGGAACCTGTTAAGAGACCTCCAAGTGACTTTTCAACCGAATCACTGGACAAGATATTCAATGTTAACAGGACAGAAGGCTCAGGCTATGTTGATGAGGATATCGAACCTGTAAGCATTAAAGTTTCAGGATTTGGAGGTCAGGGAGTATTGAGTGCCGGTTTGACGATTGCCCAGGCAGCATGTGCGGAAGGAAAGCACGTGTCATGGTATCCTAGCTACGGACCTGAACAGAGGGGAGGAAAATCCAACTGTTCAGTTGTGATTTCAAACGAAACAATAGGAACTCCCGTTGTTGATGACATTGACATTCTTATCGCTTTAAACAAACCTTCACTTGAACAGTTCTCAGCTGACGTTAAGGAAGGTGGAGTTATACTTTACGACGCAAAAATCGGCGAATTTGAAACCGACAGAAACGTTAAGGTTATTGCAATGCCTTGTGTTGACATTGCAGAAGAGCATGGAAACGCAAGAACCGCAAACACTGCGCTTTTAGGTGCATTAACCGAATTGGGTGACGTTTTAAAACGTGAATCCTATGAAAACGCTATTCGTGAAATGTTTGCATCAAAGCCTAAGGTCATTGACGTGAACATTGAAGTTTTAGAAGCCGGAGCGGAATGGTTAAAAAACAATTTATAG
- the gatD gene encoding Glu-tRNA(Gln) amidotransferase subunit GatD, giving the protein MTYKELSKDYLENYGLSIGDTIKVHKEDISYTGILLDRPEDADDGYLVIKLSSGYNIGVAIDNTTAELIEKGDKPKIGYDEEEIPTDPSKQNISIVSTGGTVSSVIDYRTGAVHPKFTASDLVKANPELLDYANYNVKALYNILSENMKPEYWVKAAEEIASDISEGADGVVIAHGTDTMHYTAAALSFMLKTPVPIIITGAQRSSDRPSSDANINLIDSVIAAKSDIAEVCVCMHGSLNDEYTYLHRGTKVRKMHTSRRDTFRSINAQPIAKIQNKKINVNPEYNYVKRGENELEVNTAIEEKVGFIKSFPGISEEFIEYHIDKGYKGIVIEGTGLGHVPDNLIESFKRAADEKIPVVMTSQCLYGRVNMNVYSTGREIIDAGVISGMDMTPETAYVKLCWALGQSDDYDEVKEIMQNNIAGEFSQKSSIKDFLN; this is encoded by the coding sequence ATGACATATAAAGAACTTTCAAAAGATTATCTGGAAAATTACGGTTTAAGTATAGGAGATACCATCAAAGTTCACAAGGAAGACATTTCCTATACCGGTATTTTGCTTGACAGGCCTGAAGACGCCGATGACGGATATTTGGTTATCAAACTGTCAAGCGGTTACAATATAGGCGTGGCCATTGACAATACCACAGCCGAGTTAATTGAAAAGGGAGACAAGCCTAAAATCGGCTATGACGAAGAGGAAATTCCAACCGACCCTTCCAAGCAGAACATTTCTATTGTATCTACCGGAGGTACTGTATCTTCAGTCATCGATTACAGGACAGGAGCTGTGCATCCTAAGTTTACAGCATCCGATCTGGTAAAGGCCAACCCGGAATTATTGGATTATGCAAATTACAACGTAAAGGCGTTATATAATATATTAAGTGAAAACATGAAGCCTGAATATTGGGTGAAAGCCGCTGAAGAGATTGCTTCAGATATTTCCGAAGGCGCTGACGGCGTTGTAATAGCTCACGGTACCGATACTATGCACTATACTGCAGCCGCATTGAGCTTCATGCTTAAAACTCCTGTTCCAATAATAATTACTGGTGCGCAGAGAAGTTCAGACAGACCTTCAAGCGACGCAAACATCAATCTGATTGATTCCGTTATTGCAGCAAAGTCAGACATCGCTGAAGTCTGCGTGTGCATGCACGGAAGCCTTAACGACGAATACACTTACCTCCACAGAGGAACGAAGGTAAGAAAAATGCATACAAGCCGCAGAGATACATTCAGAAGCATTAACGCTCAGCCGATTGCTAAAATCCAAAATAAAAAGATCAACGTTAATCCCGAGTACAATTATGTCAAACGTGGCGAAAATGAACTGGAAGTGAATACAGCCATTGAAGAGAAAGTCGGATTCATCAAGAGTTTTCCGGGAATTTCAGAAGAGTTCATCGAATATCACATTGATAAGGGATATAAGGGAATCGTAATTGAGGGAACCGGTCTCGGACACGTTCCAGACAATCTGATTGAGTCATTCAAAAGAGCAGCGGACGAAAAGATTCCTGTAGTTATGACCTCACAATGTCTCTACGGCAGGGTTAACATGAACGTTTATTCAACGGGCCGTGAAATAATCGATGCCGGAGTAATCTCCGGAATGGACATGACCCCTGAAACCGCCTATGTCAAATTATGCTGGGCATTAGGTCAAAGCGACGATTACGATGAAGTTAAAGAGATTATGCAAAATAATATTGCAGGTGAATTTTCACAAAAATCATCAATTAAGGATTTCTTGAATTAG